Proteins from a genomic interval of Mycolicibacterium grossiae:
- a CDS encoding F420-dependent biliverdin reductase → MATSGRKATTRLTNDAIAFLTERHLAMLTTLRSDNSPHVVAVGFTFDPKTHVARVITTGGSQKAVNAAERGVAVLSQVDGARWLSLEGTASVSGDPEDVRDAELRYAQRYRTPRVNPRRVVISVRVERVLGSSGLLDRSDG, encoded by the coding sequence ATGGCTACCTCAGGTCGGAAGGCCACCACCCGGCTCACCAACGACGCGATCGCGTTCCTGACCGAACGCCATCTCGCCATGTTGACGACGCTGCGGTCGGACAACTCCCCGCACGTGGTCGCCGTCGGCTTCACCTTCGACCCCAAGACCCACGTCGCGCGGGTCATCACCACGGGTGGCTCGCAGAAGGCCGTCAACGCCGCCGAGCGTGGCGTGGCCGTGCTCAGCCAGGTCGACGGCGCGCGGTGGCTGTCGCTGGAGGGCACCGCGAGCGTGAGCGGCGATCCCGAGGACGTCCGCGACGCCGAGCTGCGCTACGCCCAGCGCTACCGGACGCCGCGGGTGAATCCGCGTCGCGTCGTCATCAGCGTGCGCGTCGAGCGGGTGCTCGGGTCGTCCGGCCTGCTCGACCGCTCCGACGGCTGA